Below is a window of Penaeus monodon isolate SGIC_2016 chromosome 13, NSTDA_Pmon_1, whole genome shotgun sequence DNA.
aaatttttttttttttaaaaagtttttttttgttttttttcaaaattttttttttttttttttttttgtttttaaaattggttaatataaaaaatttataaccaataccttaaatttttttttttaaatatgtttttttcctttttttttctttttttccctttttttttctttatataaaaaaattttttaaatttcccgaatttgggatttcctttttttttaaaaaatttcctttcctttttccaccccccccctttttttccctttttattccctctccttcttaattttttagattcaaaaaaaaaaccaaggggaattttttggggggaaaaaaaaaagaagttttttggaaaaaaggggggggaagggaagggggggggcggggaaaaaacccaggaaagaaaaaagggaaaaagggaagggggggaaaagaaaaaggggaggggcaagaaaaatttggggggaaaaaaaaagggaaaagagggcaaatggaaaaaaaagggggaaaaaaaaacaaaaaaacgggaagattttaaaaaaaagagaaaaaaaaaaaaaaaaaaaaaaggaaagggaaccccgaaaaaaaggggggaaagggaaaaaaaaaattttaaaaaaaaaaacaaaggaaaaaaaaaaggcagaaaaaggggggggaaaaaaaaaaaagaaaaggaaggagggaaggggaaagaggagtgaaaggggggaaaggaagggagaagaaaaaaaagaaaaagggggaaagagaggggaaaaagaggagagagagaaagagggagagagagaaaagagggagagagagaaaaagagggagagagaaaagaggagaggagaaaaaaaggaggggaggggaaaaaaaaggagagggggaaaaagaggagaggagagagggggggaaaagcgggggaagagaggggagaagaagggaggagagagtgggggaagagagaacgggggagaagagagagagaggagagaagaagagagaggagaggggagggtggggggagggagagaagggagagagggagagagagagaggaagaagaggggagaggggaaaagggggagagaagagagaggaagagaaaagagggggggaaagagaaaagaggagagaggggaaaagggagagaggaaagggagaagagagggagagagagagggagagagagaaaaaagagagagagagagaggaggaggggagagaggaaagagaggagagagaggagagagagagaaaaggagagagagaggagggagagagagagagagagaggagaagagaagaggagagaggaggagaagaggagagggagagagagaggagagggggaagagagaggagagaggaaggaaaagggagagggaggagagggagagggagagagaggaaaaggggagggaggaggaggaggaagagaggagaggagaggagaggaggaggagagagagggagagagagagatgagaggaaaaagaggagagagagagaggggaggagagagagaggggaggagaggagggggagagagagagtgagagagagagagaggggaggattgagagagaggagagaggaggggagaggagagaggggagagaggagggggaggagaagagaggggagagagagagaggggagggagagagaggagggagagggggagaagagagagagggggagagagaggggggagaggaaagagaggggagaggaggaggagaaaaaaaggggagaagagaagagaaaggagggaggaaaaggggaggagagggggaagagagagggggaagagagagagatggagagagaaaaggggggagagaggggggagagagagggagggagagagagagaggagaagaggagaagagagagagaaaaaggagaagagagagaaaggagggagagagagagtgagaagagggggaaagaggaaaaagagagaagagaagagaggagagaaagagaggggagagagagaaaagaagaggagagaggggagagagagagggggaaaaggggagaggaaaggggaaaggggaggggagagagaggaagagaaaagagaaaaaaaagggagagagagaaagagaaagagaaagagagggggagagaaaaagaaaaagaagagaggagggagaaagagaaaggaagagaggaaagagaaagagagaaaaaaaggagagggaaaagagagaaaaagaaaaagagggaaagagataaaggaagaaagaaaaaagagagagaagaggagaaaagagaagagaggggaagaggggaagagagagagaaaaggggagagagagaaagaggaagagagaaaaaaaagagagagagagaaagagagaaaaaaggggaaaagggggagagaaaaagagagagaaaaaaaggaaagagagagagagagagagaaaagagagagaagagagaagagagagaagagaaggggagaaagaaaaggaaggagaagagagagaagaaaagaagagaggagaggggaagagagagagagagaagagagggaaagagagggggagagagagaggagagaaagagagagaaagagaagagaaagagagagagagagaaagagaagagggagggggagaaaagtgggtgagggagagggaggaggagggagagaaagggagagagagagaaggaaaaaaggggggggagggggagaggggggaaggggaggaaggggggagagaggagggagagggagatagaagagagagagagagagaagggagagggagggagggagaaagagaatgagtgtgagtgtgtgactgCCTGGTAATGGATGCTTTGCTATGAccattcctttttcattttttataagtgaaaagggccctttttggggcccgGCGCTGCCAAACAGTTATCCAATGGGTGATTTGTAGGATCCCACCCATGGCACGGCGCTAACCCAAATGGATCATACGAGCGCCCCCCCCGCGAACAAATGGGTTAATTCATAACTTTCCTACAAAACACTTTCTACATGTCTATACCAGATTTTATAAGATTTTCTGTACATGATAAATGAAATTCAGGTACCAGCACCACTGCCTGAGTTCATTTTATGATATCAAAGCAAATTATGAAAATGGCAtgcatcaaaacaaaacaaaattacttaTGAttcagcaaatatatatatatatatttttttttctgatagaatAAATTTGCTTTAAAATCAATCAGCAAATCTAATAATAGAAATGGGTGTTAATGAttcttaaaatttatcttttatacataataaGTACAAAATATATTACCAGTGAGATCTTCACAAACCAAGACAATTTaaataaactaaattaaaatctaaacatcattaactaattTCAAGATCTCTATATtcgtcttaataaaaaaaaaaaaaaaaaaaaaaaaaaaaggagggaaaagtagaaaaatattaaataaaattcgcTAATAATGTACccaaatgttttaaatattttacctaCATGTATTAGCATTATGTAGAAAAGTTaggaatataatttaaatttgactcttcatttttctctggaCTATCAAAACATCAATTACTCTACACTGTGGAACTTTCTACTCGTCACAGTCAACTCTTGTTCATAATTCATAACAGCTCTCAGCAAATATACACCAATGACTTTATAACAACACGAACATGATGATACAAACAGAGCAATGCTAAATGGACATACCTGCAATATGGTGACCCAGCGTGGGAGGCCGAAGTATGTGTGTGACCATTTGTGGATCTGTGGAAGCATGGAGACACTTCACTTTATTTGTATAGAATGCTAATATCCTTCAAAATTTCCATCAGTGAGTGAAATTTTAAAGGATAAATAGAGATCTGCAAAGACTAAACCAATCTGTATCAGAGTGAACTGttctgtaatagaaaaaaaaaatctattgtgcTGCAGTTGTCTAATAAGACACCATAAACAAATCTATGATAAATAAGCATGGAAATATTAGATTTTATTACAATAACTATAGCAATTCTGCTTGATGAGATCCATTTAATACCAACTCTGAATGATACCACTAaagaacagatttttttttgtctaaacagATGAGCAGCAATTCATCAGAAATAAAATgatcaaattatattttaaaaaataaaccaccaCTGTAAGCTAGTAACTAATAGTACCACTGAACAGAGCTTCTtagtaatacttaataataataataataataataataataataataacaataatatcaataataacaataatactaaataacaataatggtaatggtaataaaaataataatcataataatatcaataacaataatacagggATTCTTTGTTTGGTGTTCCTTATTATGGCTGTAGCTAGTTGTTGCTTCCTTGCTATGCATATTTGAGAGAGATACTGTATGGCTTCAAAGGGGATGACATAGTCCCATAACTAATCTATAGTAGATTTTTTCTGCTACAGACTGAGGCATGAGCCAGGACGAATGTGCAATCGCCTGCTCCAGGGAATAATTAGAAGCACAGGAACACATATTCACCCAGCTTTGTGGGCATTTGGCAGTGGCAAAAACAATATCCCAGGAACTGAGGCTAAAACAAAGCTTTAACCCCACTTTTCAAGGACGGGAAGACCCACAACCAAATAAGCGAACAATTGCTTGGGGTGCATAGCTCGGAGTAGACTGGCCTCATGAGGTTTGGTATCCTTCACAACCAACAGTCATTTGGGCTCAGTTTGTTATAGCAAGAATGTATAAACAACACTGATATCATGTTAATTCAAAACCTAGAGATGCATATTTGTGATGCTctctttattaattcatatacTGTTGCTTCTAATTAGTATTGTTCTGAATGTTCCTTCCATCATGTATGTATTGACCTCTGGGGCAGCCACACATACATGATATGCATGGGCAGTATCTGTTTCCAGTCATGTAATAAACTGATTATTTTGGAACATTATCTTACAAGAATAAAACTAGACATCTATAAAATCTAGAGCTAATCAATTGTCAAAATTTATTCTAAAGAACATTCCATAGTGGTCACaaaacataagaaaatatatacaaaataaatttactGTTCTGATTTCAATGTAATGTTTACTACTTGACAAGCTATGAGTTAAGTcgttatatatgaattaaaaaaacaatgtaaatgtaatattcatatacaagTAAGGCAATATgtaatacaataaattatattCTTTAAGTTACCATATGAAACATACTCTTCTGTTGCATTATTAACCCCTATGATCTGGATGACGTGCCATCACACCATAAATTTTTTTGGATTAACCCCTTAAATCCGGTTGTGTCATGGAATTACATGACCAAATatctgggcattaggcttacatgAGTGGGTGCTCTGCTGAGTGTGCGGTTTGTAGGTCAGTGCATGTAGACGTTTGTGTAGTGACAATACTCTATGCCTCCTATTACCAatgctatttcctcttttttaagcataagtgtttttagcttttttgtcattttccattGTTTagttttgtcatttgatttgcattaTCCGGATGGCAATAGACtgttttctttgcacagactccacATCATCTCTCTAGACAGTCTGCAACTCAGCGCAAGAAAAAATTATttgtcattcaatttttttttcgtaatattcaattttctgtccTACAATCACAGCATCAGGAATACAATGCAGAGCATGGAAATGGTTTCCTCTATGGAGTCCCCACTCTTGCAGTCATAGCTCATGGACATTACATTCCATACACATTTACTGATGGGAATAAAGCAAAATTGCCAAAGAAGCCTAATTAACTTCCTAAGAGGTTTGTGCAATCGTGGCGACCCTTTCCCATCATCCCGGCCTTCAGCTGAAACAATGACAGTGGCAAATACACCCAACCCATAGCCTGATTTTCCCGTGATGGCATGTTCACGTCACCTGCCCCTCGAGGGTGACACGAAAATGCTCTCGGGAGGGTGACGTAAAAATGCCATCATGGGAAAGGTCAGCTGTgggacagggagaagggaaattTTGGCTAATGGCCAGGGTGATGAGAATGACTTGCTATGAGTGCAGAAAGCTCTCGGGGGGTGATTAGACTCAGTAGGCATTTAGAATGTACCTTCTACatgccatgactggaagagcactgGCTCCTTGGATGAAGCTACTCCTGCTCACCATGACTGGCGGCATAggttgaatatttaaaaaaaagacacaaataagaAAGTTTTACTTATTGTTGTTAATCTtgcactgagttatggactacTTAGAGAGTTGATATGGAGTCTATACAAGGTAaaaagtctattaccatctggataaagcaaatcaaatggcaaatatagacattggagaatggtgaaaaaaaaagctgaaaacctTTATgcagaaaacgagaaaataacattgcaaaggggataCATGGAGTTTTGTCACTGCACATGAGTGTTCATTTGCACccggcctacaagccacacacctgcCAGAGTGCCCATTCATGTAAGCCCATATTTTCAACCAATGGGTTAAGTGTATTTATTCAAAATGCACTTGTAAACCTCAAATTCACATGAACAGTGAAAAAAGGTTTCTTTTTCATTCCCATTCACAGACTATGgtgcccatttaaaaaaaataccatataCTAATGGCTGACTGACCAATAAGAGACTCAAATTTTCCGATGTAAAAATCAGCCCTGATGAAAAAGGTGCTTTTATAATAGGTAAGATAAACCttgtggaaaataaaaatttctggCAGTGGAAAAAACGAAATCATTACCTTGTGACAATATCATAATCCCATTtccaattctctccctctctctctctctctctctctctctctctctctctctctctctctcacacacacactgccatcTCTCACCTGATTCGTTAAAGACACAAAAATCGCCAAGAGATAGAGGTACGAAAACCAATAGTAATTGGCCTGAATCTGCTCGTTAGTCTTGGTGCAGAAGTTCCACGTCATGGACATCAGGCCTGGGAGCGTGAGCATGAAGTTGTCCCCGTTGGTTTCTATGAAGTCGTGGCGCGTGATAGACGTGGGGTCGATGTGGTGCTCACGGAAGGGACGAATGAAGTTCTGAAAGATGGATATGAATGTTGATTCTTCAAACAGGAAGAACAAGTTTACAACAAGTAGATTTTAATCATGTCTAATGCATCTTGGAATGGGTGAATAGTTAGGTGTGaataacatgaaatatatatatctttcattaaaaaaatgaagatggaaaatTGTTAGGGAGGACAtctaatacttataataaaaggAACAACAGAAAAGGTCCTTTGGTTGTTGAATTATCTAATCTGAAATAAAGATAGCTAACTACTGAtgctcccaaacacacacatagaaaaactGTGTCCATgtgatactgatttttttttttttttcctctttatacaATGCTATTATCTGAACCTTAGATAGTCTCTTCTTCATAAAACAATTAACATGACATTTATTGGAATTACATAATTCTAAAGAAGATATATTGAAACATCATTTAATCATTACAAAAATACCCTTTCTATACATGTGTCACAATGAAGTCATATGATTGACTTCTCCTGTATTTCCTTCTATCAAAGACTTCCACCACATTTTACTTTCAATTAATAACACTCCTGAATAACTAACACATCGTTTAATTTCCAAAAgcgattccacacacacacactcatctggCCAACCCACCTTGCCCAAGAGCGGAAGTTCGACCGAACCCCAGGTGTCTGCAGCCCAGTGGACAAGGCCCGAGGCGAAGTCCGCGGTGAAGATCCCTGCTAACGCGACGAGGAAGATGGTCGTCACTTTCTCCACCCTGAAGTGCATGGCCATGAAGTACATGTTGACGACCATCAAGGTAATGCAGATGCATATGCAAATGATTTCTTGCATGCGTTTCcctggagaggagaagggagagaaaaggaaccagtgtaagttaaggaaaaaaaaaaatgaatgaagattaatatatgcacacatggcTACAAGGAAACTCTTTCAGTTATGCATATTAATGAGTTAATATTCATATCTAGGGTTACAGTTATGTATATTAAGatgtctttttatatctttttcttttatgctaTATGAGGACAAAATACTTTCTTCCTTTATGACATGacaatatcttttttaaatatttacattttctatCAATAGTCAAAAACAGCTCTACAAACTCTACAAAGAgtcatatcttaaaaaaaaaatatatatatataagcaacctATCATTACTATTCAACCATACAAATTAATGCCTGCAGAACATTGCAATACTGCATTTACTACAGAGTTAATAAAGCTATCTTTGTTAAAAGTGATCTTGCTAAATACTGCATCACATCTGCAATGATACTTAAAAGCAAAACAATCTTAATCAGCTGTTAATTACACAATATAACAGGcagcaaaattaaaagaaagcaaGTTTTCATAAAATCGTATTACTTGGGGCTAGTGGAATTTTAATGCATCGTTTCATAACAGCATTGCAATAAAAGCAATGAAAGCTTACAGTACGGAAATGACCAGTAAGCTATATTaccagaagaaaagagagagagagagagagagagagagagagagagagaaagagagagagagaaagagagagagagagagagagagagagagaaagagagagaggagagagagagagagagagagagagagagaagaaggagagagagagagagagagagagagagagagagagagaagagagagagagagagagagaaagaacaaagagaaaagaagaaaagatagaagagcgaactcgaaaagaaagagaagagagagagaagaaaaagagaaaaaagaagagatagagacgtAGAATAAcaaatcactttaaaaaaaaataacacattagAATatccttttctgtatttttactatttttcgcATCATACTAACACCAGAAGAaggacaaaacaaaaccaaacaaaaaagctGTTACTACGTCACAGAAGTCTACAGTGCACTAACGTTTAGACCTGTTTAATGCTCTACTGTACGTCAAAACCTACATTCAACCCGTTTACACAAGTGACTTGTTATATACTGACTCATAGAAGAATTACAATGCCCAATGACAGGGCAGTTTGTCTTACTCACTTTTCAGAAGTTCGTCTCTCTCTGATATTCCCTATAGCCTTAATTCacggggttttaatatatatatacatatacatatatatatatatatatatatatatatatatatatatatatatatatatatatatatatatatacatatgcatacacacacacacacacacacacacacacacacacacacacacacacacacacacacacacacacacacaaattttatatatatatatatatatatatatatatatatatatatatatatatatatatatatatatatatatatatatatatatattttttttttttttttttttttttttttttttttttttt
It encodes the following:
- the LOC119580002 gene encoding plasmanylethanolamine desaturase-like; translation: MATSVLSPVKTEDQILQDSMLEDDPNDNSATNEEEKTKPRWGPYHKGAKELASLYSKGKRMQEIICICICITLMVVNMYFMAMHFRVEKVTTIFLVALAGIFTADFASGLVHWAADTWGSVELPLLGKNFIRPFREHHIDPTSITRHDFIETNGDNFMLTLPGLMSMTWNFCTKTNEQIQANYYWFSYLYLLAIFVSLTNQIHKWSHTYFGLPRWVTILQDLHIILPKRHHRIHHVAPHETYFCITTGWLNYPLEKLKFWISLEFLIEKVTGCKPRADDFKWAQKRE